Genomic segment of Gilliamella apis:
ATGAACAATTTTTTGGAATTTGAAAAGCCGATAGCGGAATTAGAAGCAAAAATTAATTCCTTAAAGAATATTGATTCGCAACAAGTTGAATTAGATATTAATTTAGATAAAGAAATTAAGCAATTAAATCAGAAAAGTCGTGAATTGACTAAAAAAATATTTTCTAATCTATCGCCTTGGGATGTGGCTCAGTTAGCTAGGCACCCTAATCGTCCTTACACATTAGACTATATCAATGAAATTTTTACTGATTTTGATGAGTTAGCTGGAGATAGAGCCTATGCTGATGATAAGGCAATTGTTGGTGGTATAGCGCGTATAGATGATCGCCCTGTTATGGTGATTGGCCATCAAAAAGGTCGTGAAACTAAACAGAAAATCTATCGTAACTTTGGTATGCCAGCTCCAGAAGGTTATCGTAAAGCATTGAGATTAATGCAACTGGCTGAGCGGTTTAAGTTACCAATTATTACATTTATTGATACGCCAGGAGCTTATCCTGGAATTGGTGCAGAAGAAAGAGGACAAGCAGAAGCAATTGCGCGTAACCTGCGTGAGATGTCACGATTAAATGTACCAACAATTTGTACTGTCATTGGTGAAGGTGGCTCGGGAGGAGCACTTGCAATTGGTGTCGCAGATAAAGTCAATATGCTACAGTATAGTACTTACTCCGTTATTTCTCCGGAAGGATGTGCATCAATTTTATGGAAAAGTGCTGATAAAGCGCCAGTAGCAGCAGAAGCAATGAATATGACAGCTGACAAATTGATAAAATTGAATCTGATCGATTCTGTCGTACCTGAGCCTCTTGGTGGTGCTCATCGTGATTATACAACTATTGCTAATTCACTTAAAAAACAATTATTAGCTGATCTGGATGAATTACAAGGTTTAACATTACCTGAACTGCTTGAAAGAAGATTTCAACGTCTTATGAACTATGGTTATGTGCGATAATTTAGAATTTGGAATATAAAGATGGAAAAATCGACTGGATTGCAACGTATTATTAATGCGACAAAATATTCTTTAAAAGGATTTAAGTCAGCAATAAAATATGAAACAGCATTTAGACAAGAATTAATTTTGTTAGTTATTGCTTATGTAACGGTAATGCTAATTGATTTTTCAATTTATGAGCGCATTTTATTATTGGGATCAATTGGCGTTGTGATGATTGTTGAGTTACTCAATAGTGCTATTGAATGTGTTGTTGATCGAATTGGTACAGAGCGTCATGAATTATCAGGGCGGGCAAAGGATTATGGTTCGGCAGCAGTTTTTCTTTCCC
This window contains:
- the accA gene encoding acetyl-CoA carboxylase carboxyl transferase subunit alpha, with product MNNFLEFEKPIAELEAKINSLKNIDSQQVELDINLDKEIKQLNQKSRELTKKIFSNLSPWDVAQLARHPNRPYTLDYINEIFTDFDELAGDRAYADDKAIVGGIARIDDRPVMVIGHQKGRETKQKIYRNFGMPAPEGYRKALRLMQLAERFKLPIITFIDTPGAYPGIGAEERGQAEAIARNLREMSRLNVPTICTVIGEGGSGGALAIGVADKVNMLQYSTYSVISPEGCASILWKSADKAPVAAEAMNMTADKLIKLNLIDSVVPEPLGGAHRDYTTIANSLKKQLLADLDELQGLTLPELLERRFQRLMNYGYVR
- a CDS encoding diacylglycerol kinase gives rise to the protein MEKSTGLQRIINATKYSLKGFKSAIKYETAFRQELILLVIAYVTVMLIDFSIYERILLLGSIGVVMIVELLNSAIECVVDRIGTERHELSGRAKDYGSAAVFLSLLLTVILWIYLFACHFFP